The proteins below are encoded in one region of Berryella intestinalis:
- a CDS encoding MerR family transcriptional regulator, with protein sequence MSQEEKGKLFTTGEVAEMCGVSVRTVQYYDDRGLVSPSGRSEGGRRLYNEEAIGVLRTVCLLKSMGLSLRTIREVLARPDDTAALECILDEQEKAIAADLDARRAMIRSIAAVRASLSEQGRMPEVSETCMDNIMAKQASEKTRLYRMKRRMIVEGLAVDAVLISAVVLGVTRGEWLVFALVLPLALIVAWQLAEAYHRDARYVCPHCREVFSPSLREFMFSGHTPVARKLSCPCCGTRDWCAEASVDSVESAAS encoded by the coding sequence ATGTCGCAAGAAGAGAAAGGAAAGCTCTTCACTACCGGCGAGGTCGCCGAGATGTGCGGGGTTTCGGTAAGGACGGTCCAATACTACGACGATCGCGGCCTCGTCTCTCCGAGCGGGCGCTCCGAAGGGGGCCGACGGCTCTACAACGAGGAGGCTATCGGCGTCCTGAGGACCGTGTGCCTTCTGAAATCGATGGGGCTGAGCCTGAGGACGATACGCGAGGTCCTCGCTCGGCCCGATGACACGGCCGCCCTTGAATGCATCCTGGACGAGCAGGAGAAAGCGATCGCTGCGGATCTGGATGCGAGGCGGGCGATGATCCGCTCGATCGCGGCCGTTCGGGCCAGCCTGAGCGAACAAGGCCGCATGCCGGAGGTATCCGAGACGTGCATGGACAACATCATGGCGAAGCAGGCATCTGAGAAGACGAGGCTCTACCGGATGAAGCGCAGGATGATCGTCGAGGGCCTCGCGGTCGATGCGGTGCTGATCTCGGCGGTGGTGCTGGGTGTGACGAGGGGCGAATGGCTTGTATTCGCCCTGGTGCTTCCCCTGGCTCTGATCGTCGCTTGGCAGTTGGCGGAGGCGTATCATCGCGATGCGCGCTACGTCTGCCCGCATTGCCGCGAGGTGTTTAGCCCGAGCCTTCGGGAGTTCATGTTCTCGGGGCATACCCCGGTTGCGCGCAAGCTTTCGTGTCCCTGCTGCGGAACGCGCGATTGGTGCGCCGAGGCGAGCGTCGATTCGGTCGAATCGGCGGCGTCGTAG
- a CDS encoding ABC transporter ATP-binding protein, producing the protein MNAQPVIQVENIHRVYETAAGQTHALRGVSFSIMPGEFVAIMGPSGSGKSTLMHTLGCLDSPTSGRYLLEGSDIARCTQDELADIRATRIGFVFQAFNLLPRTTVLRNVMLPLMYTSCPASEREARARAALAAVALPEEYFAHKSNEISGGQMQRVAIARALVNSPALILADEPTGNLDTATGDQVLDTFSRLRDAGKTIVLITHEPDVAEHADRTLYIRDGLLYESYEGMRRAGKVITT; encoded by the coding sequence ATGAACGCGCAGCCGGTTATCCAGGTGGAGAACATCCACCGTGTGTATGAAACCGCCGCAGGGCAGACCCATGCCCTGCGCGGGGTCAGCTTCTCCATCATGCCCGGCGAGTTCGTCGCCATCATGGGGCCGTCGGGCTCGGGTAAATCGACCCTCATGCATACGCTGGGATGCCTTGATTCGCCCACCAGCGGAAGGTACCTGCTCGAGGGAAGCGACATAGCCCGATGCACCCAAGACGAGCTGGCCGATATCAGGGCGACGCGCATCGGCTTCGTGTTCCAGGCGTTCAACCTGCTGCCGCGCACGACGGTGCTGCGCAACGTGATGCTGCCCCTGATGTACACCTCGTGCCCCGCATCCGAGCGCGAGGCGCGCGCGAGGGCGGCTCTGGCGGCGGTTGCGCTGCCCGAGGAATACTTCGCCCATAAGAGCAACGAGATATCGGGAGGCCAGATGCAGCGCGTGGCTATCGCCCGCGCGCTGGTGAACAGCCCGGCCCTCATCCTGGCCGACGAGCCGACGGGCAACCTGGACACCGCGACGGGAGACCAGGTCCTCGATACGTTCTCGCGCCTGCGCGATGCGGGCAAGACCATCGTGCTCATCACGCATGAGCCCGACGTCGCCGAGCATGCCGACCGGACGCTCTACATCCGCGACGGCCTGCTGTACGAAAGCTACGAGGGCATGCGCCGCGCCGGGAAGGTGATCACCACATGA
- a CDS encoding sodium-dependent transporter: MDAQAKGRSSKRDSFISKRGFILACIGSAVGMGNIWLFPTRVSAYGGATFIIPYLVFVVLIASTGIIEEMSFGRAAKGGPIAAFASVTKKRLGTGKVGAALGLVPVVTSLAMAIGYSVVVGWIFKYTFDSLTGGAASIQGAEQFAAQFGSVASGNALWQTIGMLAAIGILVFGVSKGIEKANKVMMPLFFCLFVGLAVYVATLPGSSEGYRYIFLLDPAGLADPIVWVYALGQAFFSLSIAGSGTLIYGSYLSDAEDVPNSAKYVALFDTIAAVVASLVIIPAMAFAGQQLSQGGPGLLFIYLPNLFSTMPGGALFMAVFFVAVLFGGLTSLINLFEAPIATLEEMLGMSRRTACLAIGGVGLAVGIAIQGIVSSWMDVCSVYLCPIGACLAAIMFFWLSDKEWVLEQVNKGRAKPLGSWFYPLAKYVFVGVSILVLALGSILGGIG, translated from the coding sequence GTGGACGCTCAAGCCAAAGGCAGATCATCGAAGCGCGACAGCTTCATCTCGAAGCGGGGATTCATCCTCGCCTGCATCGGATCCGCAGTGGGAATGGGAAACATCTGGCTGTTCCCCACGCGCGTCTCCGCCTACGGCGGGGCGACGTTCATCATCCCCTACCTCGTATTCGTCGTCCTCATCGCATCCACCGGCATCATCGAGGAGATGTCGTTCGGGCGCGCGGCCAAGGGCGGCCCGATCGCGGCGTTCGCGAGCGTCACGAAAAAACGCCTGGGCACCGGCAAGGTCGGAGCCGCGCTCGGGCTCGTCCCCGTCGTCACCTCGCTCGCCATGGCCATCGGCTACTCGGTCGTCGTGGGGTGGATATTCAAATACACCTTCGACTCGCTTACCGGCGGGGCCGCAAGCATCCAGGGTGCCGAGCAGTTCGCGGCGCAATTCGGCTCGGTCGCATCCGGAAACGCCCTGTGGCAGACCATCGGCATGCTGGCCGCCATCGGCATCCTCGTGTTCGGCGTGAGCAAGGGCATCGAAAAAGCCAACAAGGTGATGATGCCGCTGTTCTTCTGCCTGTTCGTGGGCTTGGCCGTCTACGTGGCGACCCTGCCGGGGTCGTCCGAGGGCTACCGCTACATCTTCCTGCTCGATCCGGCCGGCCTGGCCGACCCGATCGTGTGGGTGTACGCATTGGGCCAGGCGTTCTTCTCGCTGTCCATCGCCGGAAGCGGGACGCTCATCTACGGCTCGTACCTGTCCGACGCCGAGGACGTCCCCAACAGCGCGAAGTACGTGGCGCTGTTCGACACGATCGCCGCGGTCGTCGCCTCGCTCGTGATCATCCCCGCCATGGCATTCGCCGGTCAGCAGCTGTCCCAAGGCGGCCCGGGGCTCTTGTTCATCTACCTGCCCAACCTGTTTTCCACCATGCCCGGAGGGGCGCTTTTCATGGCCGTGTTCTTCGTGGCAGTCCTGTTCGGCGGTTTGACGTCGCTCATCAACCTGTTCGAGGCGCCTATCGCCACCCTCGAAGAGATGCTGGGGATGAGCCGCCGCACGGCATGCCTTGCCATCGGGGGCGTCGGGTTGGCGGTGGGCATCGCCATCCAGGGGATCGTCTCGTCGTGGATGGACGTCTGCTCGGTGTACCTCTGCCCCATCGGCGCCTGCCTCGCAGCCATCATGTTCTTCTGGCTGTCCGATAAGGAATGGGTCTTGGAGCAGGTGAACAAGGGCCGCGCGAAGCCCTTGGGAAGCTGGTTCTACCCTCTGGCGAAATACGTCTTCGTCGGAGTCTCGATCCTGGTTCTGGCGCTGGGCTCCATCCTCGGAGGAATCGGGTAG
- a CDS encoding ABC transporter ATP-binding protein, translating to MGKKTDTTASGQSVTRRTLHYFMQVTANRKGMFAAAILVSMGYSLFLSYGNPYFMGRIVDLVSVERVSPDQVLPTFGPLVAALILTNLLGQICSKLQDYTNWKLQIGAAYDLARLCFDTLSNQSMTFHTNRFGGSLVAQTSKFMSGYRDLCRSFLFSIVPTCASVFFTMSILGSVVPAYAGVLGALLVVYLVAAYLMYKRVLPLNAGAASAQSRLSGELSDSVTNILAVKTCGREEFERQLFDAANEQVRLAESARMRASMNRGVVTAGIIVVIMATASVFTAGGNAWFNITPGNLIMMFTYTYTLTQQFNFINIVFQNVNAALGDAHDMTVILDEPKLVQDAPDALPLSVREGAIDIDDLTFSYADARKDGFALDHFNLHIPAGQRVGLVGRSGSGKTTLTSLLLRLADIQSGAIRIDGQDISQVEQVSLRSQIGYVPQEPLLFHRTIRENIAYGRPDASEDEILAAARDANALEFIEKLPAGMDTQTGERGVKLSGGQRQRIAIARAILADCPILVLDEATSALDSESEHLVQDALNNLMKGRTCIVVAHRLSTVASLDRIVVMSEGRVIEDGTHDQLTKEDGIYAQLWDRQTGSFLEA from the coding sequence ATGGGAAAGAAGACGGACACGACGGCGAGCGGGCAGTCGGTCACGCGGCGCACGCTGCATTATTTCATGCAGGTGACGGCGAACCGAAAAGGCATGTTCGCGGCGGCCATCCTGGTGTCGATGGGCTACTCGCTGTTCCTCAGCTACGGCAACCCCTACTTCATGGGGCGCATCGTCGATCTGGTAAGCGTCGAGCGCGTCTCTCCCGACCAGGTCCTGCCCACCTTCGGCCCCTTGGTGGCCGCCCTTATCCTCACCAACCTGCTCGGGCAGATCTGCAGCAAGCTGCAAGATTACACGAACTGGAAGCTGCAGATCGGAGCGGCCTACGATCTGGCGCGCCTGTGCTTCGACACCTTGTCGAACCAATCGATGACCTTCCACACGAACCGCTTCGGGGGAAGCCTCGTGGCGCAGACCTCGAAGTTCATGAGCGGGTACCGGGACCTGTGCCGCTCGTTTCTGTTCAGCATCGTTCCCACCTGCGCAAGCGTGTTCTTCACCATGTCGATCCTCGGAAGCGTGGTGCCCGCCTACGCCGGTGTGCTGGGAGCGCTGCTCGTCGTCTACCTCGTCGCCGCGTATCTGATGTACAAGCGGGTCCTTCCCCTGAACGCCGGGGCCGCAAGCGCGCAGAGCCGCCTTTCGGGCGAGCTTTCCGACAGCGTCACGAACATCCTCGCCGTGAAGACCTGCGGACGCGAGGAATTCGAGCGCCAGCTGTTCGACGCCGCTAACGAGCAGGTTCGCCTGGCCGAGTCGGCCCGCATGCGCGCCAGCATGAACCGCGGCGTGGTGACCGCCGGTATCATCGTGGTGATCATGGCGACCGCCTCGGTGTTCACCGCAGGTGGAAACGCCTGGTTCAACATCACGCCCGGCAACCTCATCATGATGTTCACCTACACCTACACGCTCACCCAGCAGTTCAACTTCATCAACATCGTGTTTCAGAACGTGAACGCGGCCTTGGGCGACGCCCATGACATGACCGTCATCCTCGACGAGCCCAAGCTGGTGCAAGACGCCCCCGACGCCCTGCCGCTTTCCGTGCGCGAAGGCGCGATCGACATCGACGACCTCACCTTCTCCTACGCAGACGCCCGGAAAGACGGGTTCGCGCTGGACCACTTCAACCTGCACATCCCCGCGGGACAGCGCGTCGGGCTGGTCGGCCGCAGCGGCTCGGGGAAAACGACGCTCACCAGCCTGCTGCTGCGCCTCGCCGATATACAGTCGGGCGCCATCCGCATCGACGGCCAGGACATCAGCCAGGTCGAGCAGGTCAGCCTGCGCAGCCAGATCGGCTACGTTCCGCAAGAGCCGCTGCTGTTCCACCGCACCATCCGCGAGAACATAGCCTACGGCCGACCGGATGCGAGCGAAGACGAGATCCTCGCCGCCGCCCGCGACGCCAACGCGCTGGAATTCATCGAGAAGCTGCCCGCGGGCATGGACACGCAAACCGGCGAGCGCGGCGTGAAGCTGTCGGGAGGGCAGCGCCAACGCATCGCGATCGCGCGGGCGATCCTTGCCGACTGCCCCATCCTCGTGCTGGACGAAGCGACCAGCGCGCTCGACTCCGAAAGCGAGCATCTGGTGCAAGACGCCCTGAACAACCTGATGAAGGGTCGAACCTGCATCGTCGTCGCCCATCGCCTGTCAACCGTGGCCTCGCTCGACCGCATCGTCGTGATGAGCGAGGGGCGCGTGATCGAAGACGGCACGCACGACCAGCTGACCAAAGAAGACGGGATCTACGCGCAGCTGTGGGACCGCCAGACAGGCTCGTTCCTCGAAGCCTAA
- a CDS encoding ABC transporter permease, whose amino-acid sequence MKLKDLLYEAYHALSVNRMRSVLTILGIVIGIASVITMNALIGGVGKSLTASIGGNQMRVVTMYPFVESKRSDFEALQQQMPEYERIVLSQTVAGGELSYKSKAFTPTVTGAESAYSDAMSLKLSAGKFFTSAEEERGDRVIVVGRGTLKNLFGDEDAKVLGREVFLNGDSYVICGILEGNASSSNYNAAYVPLKTAETRLGASGLYQAVGVAKGEPSKEEMSELSKKTGKVLTKILGGNKPEETVSVYSMSDLLDTMSAVLGGFNLLLGGVAAISLLVGGIGIMNMMLTNVSERIREIGLRKALGAHARDIVRQFLLEAVALTVIGGVVGIVCGYAGSYGLTVLIGALNPALAFSPAIDPVAVMVAVGVSVLIGVVFGYYPASRAARLDPIEALRYQ is encoded by the coding sequence ATGAAGCTGAAGGATTTGCTGTACGAGGCGTACCATGCGCTGTCGGTGAACCGCATGCGGTCGGTCCTCACCATTTTGGGCATCGTGATCGGCATCGCCTCGGTTATCACCATGAACGCGCTCATCGGCGGCGTGGGCAAGTCGCTGACTGCCAGCATCGGGGGCAACCAGATGCGCGTCGTCACCATGTACCCCTTCGTCGAGAGCAAGCGAAGCGATTTCGAGGCGCTCCAGCAGCAGATGCCCGAATACGAGCGCATCGTCTTGTCGCAAACCGTCGCGGGCGGCGAGCTGTCGTACAAGTCCAAGGCCTTCACGCCCACGGTGACGGGCGCTGAAAGCGCGTATTCCGATGCGATGTCGCTGAAGCTGAGCGCGGGCAAGTTCTTCACGTCCGCCGAGGAAGAGCGCGGCGACCGGGTTATCGTCGTGGGCCGAGGGACGCTTAAGAACCTGTTCGGCGACGAAGACGCCAAGGTGCTGGGCCGCGAGGTGTTCCTGAACGGGGACAGCTATGTGATCTGCGGCATTCTGGAAGGAAACGCGAGCTCCAGCAACTATAACGCGGCCTACGTGCCCCTGAAGACCGCCGAGACGCGCCTGGGTGCCAGCGGGCTTTACCAAGCGGTGGGCGTGGCGAAAGGCGAGCCTTCCAAAGAGGAGATGAGCGAGCTGTCGAAGAAGACGGGCAAGGTTCTGACCAAGATCCTGGGAGGCAACAAGCCCGAAGAGACGGTCTCGGTGTATTCGATGTCGGACCTCTTGGATACGATGTCGGCGGTTCTGGGCGGCTTCAACCTGCTTTTGGGAGGCGTGGCGGCCATCAGCCTTCTGGTCGGCGGCATCGGCATCATGAACATGATGCTCACCAACGTGAGCGAGCGCATCCGCGAGATCGGGCTGCGCAAGGCCCTGGGAGCCCATGCGCGCGATATCGTGAGGCAGTTCCTGCTGGAGGCCGTGGCGCTCACGGTGATAGGCGGCGTCGTGGGAATCGTGTGCGGATACGCCGGATCCTACGGGCTGACGGTGCTCATCGGCGCGCTCAACCCGGCCCTGGCGTTCTCTCCGGCCATCGATCCCGTGGCGGTTATGGTTGCGGTAGGTGTATCGGTGCTGATCGGAGTCGTGTTCGGGTACTATCCCGCCTCGCGCGCGGCGCGGCTCGACCCGATCGAGGCGCTGAGGTACCAGTAA
- a CDS encoding helix-turn-helix transcriptional regulator — protein MRADDAMNAEEVAAYLGIGKNSVYLMAKEGTLPSYRVGRKLRFTLEGIHSYLDSTRTGPADSPSKAGSPAGGSFSTASPFASARFSATDRETPSCEIARAAALFRAADSPFIVAGEVNSCAAVASYLNAEGVFAQHVSMTDYSALVSLYAGTADVALTGLYDLKTNAYNVPFVQRLVPGVSAVVFRLLSRRVGFAVSPGNPKGLNGWGALLRAGVRLANREPGCGHRVLLDQKLRSMEARADNIDGYAEPRFGEAAAARLVAQGAADVAVIRSGLARCEDGLEFIDMQREWIDMTVVKNERTRPLLRSLRAMVSDGGFFEGVARADDADASGGGAILYEV, from the coding sequence ATGAGGGCCGACGATGCGATGAATGCCGAAGAGGTCGCCGCTTACCTGGGTATCGGCAAGAACTCGGTGTATCTGATGGCGAAAGAGGGCACGCTTCCCTCGTATCGGGTGGGGCGCAAACTCCGTTTCACCCTCGAGGGGATCCATTCGTACCTGGATTCCACCCGGACCGGCCCGGCCGATTCGCCTTCGAAGGCCGGCTCTCCTGCGGGCGGGTCCTTTTCGACGGCCTCCCCGTTTGCGTCCGCGCGGTTCTCGGCAACGGACCGCGAAACCCCGTCTTGCGAGATCGCGCGCGCTGCTGCGCTTTTCCGGGCGGCCGATTCCCCCTTCATCGTCGCAGGCGAGGTCAACTCGTGCGCGGCGGTCGCATCGTATCTGAATGCCGAGGGGGTTTTCGCGCAGCACGTCTCCATGACCGATTACTCGGCGCTCGTCTCGCTGTATGCGGGCACCGCCGATGTCGCCCTCACCGGTTTGTACGACCTGAAGACGAACGCTTACAACGTCCCCTTCGTCCAGCGCCTCGTTCCGGGCGTGTCGGCGGTGGTTTTTCGCCTTTTGTCCCGCAGGGTCGGGTTCGCGGTTTCCCCTGGCAATCCGAAGGGGCTGAACGGATGGGGCGCGCTTTTGCGGGCGGGGGTGCGTTTGGCGAACCGCGAACCGGGGTGCGGGCATCGCGTGCTGCTTGACCAGAAGCTGCGATCGATGGAGGCCCGCGCGGACAACATCGACGGGTATGCCGAGCCCCGTTTCGGCGAGGCTGCGGCCGCGCGCCTGGTCGCACAGGGAGCCGCCGACGTTGCGGTTATCAGGTCCGGTCTGGCGCGTTGCGAGGACGGGCTCGAGTTCATCGATATGCAGCGCGAATGGATCGATATGACGGTGGTGAAAAACGAGCGCACCCGGCCCCTTCTCCGGTCGCTTCGCGCGATGGTGTCGGACGGAGGGTTTTTCGAGGGGGTCGCGCGCGCCGACGACGCCGACGCCTCGGGCGGCGGGGCGATCCTATACGAAGTCTGA
- a CDS encoding efflux RND transporter periplasmic adaptor subunit, whose protein sequence is MNSPTPQHGKLPVMPPSAKTANTTVELNSFTPLTSASQAKKKGPRKAVIIVGVVIALVAVIAIAVNSILNATASKPLETVDVTEGAFEDVVQGKASLQPVRTMVASSEVEGIVSELKVSEGQQVQEGDVLYTVKNDDLDTAVAQARSALQTAKDGVTQAQNRLNTAKAAPSVTQSMDAQGNPILVDSTAVQISDAQAQLNTANATLTSAQQAYDAAVEKADKRTVRATVSGTVIECNITEGTSLASLSTQGKAPLRVADMTSLEVKVPVSEIDIAKVKEGQKGKVTFDAYPDLVSEATVTHISQTSSNDAAASAAGAAAGAAASSSTVRYEVTLQIDSPDERLKSGMTAHVDISTLSLEKTLIVPAIALTDSDGDPAVAKVPADSQLATIEDVEYVKVKVIAQSASQAAIEVVDGTLSAGDKLAIVSGKSTTEGSAPASVTVGA, encoded by the coding sequence ATGAACTCACCGACCCCCCAACACGGCAAGCTGCCGGTCATGCCTCCGTCTGCCAAGACTGCGAACACCACGGTCGAACTGAACAGCTTCACCCCTCTGACCAGCGCTTCGCAGGCGAAGAAGAAGGGTCCGAGGAAGGCCGTCATCATCGTAGGGGTCGTCATCGCCCTCGTCGCAGTGATCGCGATCGCCGTCAACAGCATCCTGAACGCCACTGCGTCGAAGCCGTTGGAGACGGTGGATGTCACCGAGGGGGCCTTCGAGGACGTGGTGCAGGGCAAGGCGTCGCTGCAGCCGGTTCGCACCATGGTCGCTTCGTCCGAGGTCGAGGGCATCGTCTCCGAGCTCAAGGTTTCCGAAGGCCAGCAGGTCCAGGAGGGAGACGTTCTCTACACCGTTAAGAACGACGACCTCGACACCGCGGTCGCCCAGGCCAGATCGGCCCTCCAGACCGCCAAAGACGGCGTCACCCAAGCTCAGAACCGCCTGAACACGGCAAAGGCGGCGCCTTCGGTGACCCAGTCGATGGACGCCCAGGGCAACCCCATCCTCGTCGACAGCACCGCGGTTCAGATCTCCGACGCCCAAGCCCAACTGAATACGGCGAACGCCACCCTCACCTCGGCCCAGCAGGCCTACGACGCCGCTGTCGAGAAGGCGGACAAGCGCACGGTGCGCGCCACGGTGTCCGGAACGGTCATCGAGTGCAACATCACCGAGGGAACTTCGCTCGCGTCGCTTTCCACCCAGGGCAAGGCTCCGCTGCGCGTGGCCGACATGACGTCGCTCGAGGTGAAAGTGCCCGTTTCCGAGATCGATATCGCGAAGGTGAAGGAGGGCCAGAAGGGCAAGGTGACCTTCGACGCGTACCCCGACCTCGTCTCCGAGGCAACCGTCACCCACATCTCCCAGACGAGCTCGAACGATGCGGCTGCTTCCGCGGCGGGTGCGGCTGCGGGTGCGGCGGCGTCTTCTTCGACGGTCCGCTACGAGGTCACGCTGCAGATCGATTCTCCCGACGAGCGCCTGAAAAGCGGCATGACGGCTCATGTGGACATCTCCACGCTCAGCCTTGAAAAGACGCTCATCGTTCCCGCCATCGCGCTCACCGACTCCGACGGCGATCCCGCTGTGGCCAAGGTCCCCGCCGATTCCCAGCTCGCCACGATCGAAGACGTCGAATACGTCAAGGTCAAGGTGATCGCCCAGAGCGCCAGCCAGGCCGCCATCGAAGTGGTTGACGGGACCCTCTCTGCGGGAGACAAGCTGGCCATCGTCTCCGGGAAATCGACGACGGAAGGCTCTGCGCCCGCTAGCGTGACGGTGGGTGCCTGA
- a CDS encoding elongation factor G → MAAPATEHVRNIVLVGQDGAGKTSLAEAMLHVSGRTPRMGTTHDGKSYLDYDAEEIRRKFTISTSIAPVPYKDYKINLLDTSGHPDFIGDTIATMNAAETALFVVDAVAGPQVMTTKLWREAENLRLSRAVFINHIDRENADFDISMAQLHARFGSRLGAVTIPIGVDKDFAGVIDILRMKARYFDKDGGAERVEDIPAEYVDAAENARDKLCDLVAEADDELMMKYLEGEDRLTQEELESLLGKAITQEMIIPVFVGSTIIEQGIKGVMEDICTYFPHPRDHGAFPLADGAEMHIDELGQPAGFVFKAVADPFVGRLSYVKVLSGVLEPGQELMNARTGKRERIGHLYVMMGKEAADVKSAKAGDIIVIPKLAETRLGDTLSVAGTLEVAPLPLPEPQYPVAIEAVNKKEEDKLGTFFARAAENDPTLRISRNEETHQTVITAMGDEQVNTLMIRLKEQAKVEARLVAVRIPYRETITKTAQAQGRHKKQTGGSGQFGDCWLRLEPNPGAGYEFVDEIVGGKIPRSYIPAVDKGVCEAMEEGVLAGYPMVDVKCAVYDGSYHPVDSNEMAFKTAARIGFRAACEQAGMVLLEPMASLEVCVPEEYAGAVMGDVSTRRGRIVGTDSNDAGDTIIIVRVPYAEVIGYTRDLRALSHGAGEYSIVLEGYEQAPANVSQKLVEEYKASRA, encoded by the coding sequence ATGGCAGCTCCTGCTACCGAACACGTCAGAAACATCGTGCTGGTCGGCCAAGACGGCGCCGGCAAAACATCGCTCGCTGAGGCGATGCTGCACGTCTCGGGTCGAACGCCGCGCATGGGGACGACCCACGACGGGAAATCTTACCTCGATTACGACGCGGAAGAGATCCGGCGCAAATTCACGATCAGCACCTCCATCGCCCCCGTTCCCTACAAGGACTACAAGATCAACCTGCTGGACACCTCGGGGCATCCCGATTTCATCGGGGACACCATTGCGACCATGAACGCGGCGGAGACGGCTTTGTTCGTGGTCGATGCCGTTGCGGGTCCGCAGGTCATGACCACCAAGCTTTGGCGCGAAGCGGAAAACCTCCGTTTGTCCCGCGCCGTGTTCATCAACCACATCGACCGCGAGAACGCGGATTTCGACATCTCGATGGCCCAGCTGCATGCCCGGTTCGGGTCCCGTCTGGGCGCGGTCACCATACCCATCGGCGTCGACAAGGACTTCGCCGGCGTCATCGACATCCTGCGCATGAAGGCCCGGTACTTCGACAAGGACGGGGGAGCCGAGCGGGTCGAAGACATTCCCGCCGAATACGTCGACGCGGCGGAAAACGCGCGCGACAAGCTGTGCGACCTGGTTGCCGAAGCCGATGACGAGCTGATGATGAAGTACCTGGAAGGGGAGGACCGGCTCACCCAAGAAGAGCTCGAGTCGCTTCTGGGCAAGGCCATCACGCAGGAGATGATCATCCCGGTGTTCGTCGGGTCGACCATCATCGAGCAGGGCATCAAGGGCGTGATGGAAGATATCTGCACCTATTTCCCGCACCCGCGCGACCACGGGGCGTTTCCCTTGGCCGACGGCGCCGAAATGCATATCGACGAGCTGGGACAGCCCGCCGGCTTCGTGTTCAAGGCGGTGGCCGACCCGTTCGTCGGGCGCCTCAGCTACGTGAAGGTGCTCTCGGGCGTGCTCGAGCCCGGCCAGGAGCTGATGAACGCGCGTACGGGCAAGCGCGAGCGCATCGGGCATCTGTACGTGATGATGGGCAAAGAGGCTGCGGATGTGAAAAGCGCCAAGGCGGGCGACATCATCGTCATCCCCAAGCTTGCCGAGACGCGCCTGGGCGACACGCTTTCGGTTGCCGGCACGCTGGAAGTGGCTCCGCTGCCCCTGCCCGAGCCGCAGTACCCGGTGGCCATCGAGGCCGTCAACAAGAAGGAAGAGGACAAGCTGGGGACCTTCTTCGCCCGCGCGGCTGAAAACGATCCGACGCTGCGCATATCCCGCAACGAGGAAACCCATCAGACCGTCATCACCGCCATGGGCGACGAGCAGGTGAACACGCTGATGATTCGCCTGAAAGAGCAGGCCAAGGTGGAGGCTCGCCTGGTCGCTGTGCGCATCCCGTACCGCGAGACCATCACGAAGACGGCGCAGGCCCAGGGCCGCCATAAGAAGCAGACGGGCGGATCGGGCCAGTTCGGCGACTGCTGGCTGCGCCTCGAGCCCAATCCCGGCGCGGGGTACGAGTTCGTCGACGAGATCGTCGGCGGGAAGATCCCCCGTTCGTACATCCCCGCGGTCGACAAGGGGGTGTGCGAGGCGATGGAGGAAGGCGTCTTGGCGGGTTATCCCATGGTCGATGTGAAATGCGCCGTGTACGATGGCAGCTACCATCCGGTCGATTCCAACGAGATGGCGTTCAAGACCGCCGCGCGCATCGGCTTTCGGGCGGCGTGCGAGCAGGCGGGGATGGTGCTGCTCGAGCCGATGGCGTCGCTCGAGGTGTGCGTTCCCGAAGAATATGCCGGTGCCGTCATGGGCGATGTGTCCACCAGGCGCGGGCGCATCGTGGGCACCGATTCCAACGACGCGGGCGACACGATCATCATCGTGCGCGTGCCCTATGCCGAGGTGATCGGCTACACGCGCGACCTGCGCGCGCTGTCGCACGGCGCGGGCGAGTACTCCATCGTTCTGGAAGGCTACGAGCAGGCTCCCGCCAACGTCTCCCAGAAGCTGGTGGAGGAGTACAAAGCGTCCAGAGCGTAA